Proteins encoded together in one Mycobacterium simiae window:
- a CDS encoding thioesterase II family protein, translating into MPRALGWIRQFHHAESAKDTSLLVFPHAGAGASAYREFSKVLSEQFDVIVFQYPGRQDRAAEPLLGSVDDIAAGAFREFSESQQHAGRPIVAFGHSMGALVAFEFVRLAEASGMEVRRLNVSAAVAPCRVADKPPHPVDDDGLLDHLAALQGTDAAVLANREIMRLALPVVKADYAAFDAYSCAPGARTAAPIHALAGDRDPNVTLGDLYDWGKHTDTVEVTMFDGGHFYLESHLEAVSKLLL; encoded by the coding sequence ATGCCGCGCGCGCTGGGATGGATTCGGCAGTTCCACCATGCGGAGTCGGCGAAGGATACGTCGCTGCTTGTTTTTCCCCATGCCGGGGCCGGTGCGTCCGCCTACCGTGAATTCTCCAAAGTATTGAGTGAGCAGTTCGACGTCATCGTTTTCCAGTACCCCGGCCGTCAAGACCGCGCGGCCGAACCATTGCTCGGCTCAGTGGATGACATAGCGGCGGGGGCATTCCGGGAATTCTCGGAGTCGCAGCAGCACGCCGGGCGCCCGATCGTCGCGTTCGGGCACAGCATGGGCGCCCTCGTCGCGTTCGAATTCGTGCGGCTCGCCGAAGCCAGCGGTATGGAGGTGCGGCGCCTCAACGTGTCGGCCGCGGTCGCCCCGTGCCGCGTCGCGGACAAGCCGCCCCATCCCGTCGACGACGACGGTCTCCTCGACCATCTCGCAGCGCTGCAGGGCACCGACGCGGCTGTACTCGCCAACCGCGAGATCATGAGGCTCGCCCTGCCGGTGGTCAAGGCCGACTATGCGGCCTTTGACGCGTACTCCTGCGCGCCGGGCGCCCGGACCGCCGCGCCGATTCACGCCTTGGCCGGGGATCGGGACCCGAATGTCACGCTGGGTGATCTCTACGACTGGGGCAAGCACACGGACACAGTGGAAGTCACCATGTTCGACGGCGGACACTTCTACCTAGAATCCCACCTCGAAGCGGTCTCGAAGCTCTTGCTATGA
- a CDS encoding beta-ketoacyl [acyl carrier protein] synthase domain-containing protein, whose translation MSEPVVISGMAVEAPGGIDSLGGLWAALAEARELIGALPRDRGWPIDDLLAVSRLDGWGHVCDAGGFLDGAATFDPSMFGITQREAVAMHPQQRVALRVAWKALENAGINPDALDGADGGCFVGISPYAYGPPGTAADAVSGHRVVSLGQLGAAARISHCLGLTGPSMCVDSACASSLAALQLAANAVRDGECEWALAGAVCVMGSPLAFYEFARLNALSEDGHCRAYADDATGTVWSEGAGILLIETEARARRLGHRVYGRILAVRTNHNGKGKPILVPRAHAQAQVIRRTLDAAEVEATDVGMIEGHGTATRAGDPVELTALFQTYGALGSQAFLGSIKSNAGHAQAAAGMLGLIKVLLAGQHGHIPPTLFSDNPTTMVDWTGTGVQLATKLHRWEPKNGIRYGAVSSFGAGGANAHALIAMPAGSPGE comes from the coding sequence ATGAGCGAGCCCGTCGTCATTTCTGGCATGGCCGTCGAGGCGCCCGGCGGAATCGACAGCTTGGGTGGCCTATGGGCCGCGCTTGCCGAAGCGCGGGAACTCATCGGCGCCCTTCCTCGCGACCGCGGCTGGCCCATCGACGATCTTCTGGCGGTATCGCGGCTCGACGGCTGGGGGCACGTTTGTGACGCGGGCGGATTCTTGGACGGCGCAGCGACATTCGACCCGTCCATGTTCGGCATCACCCAGCGCGAGGCTGTTGCCATGCATCCCCAGCAGCGGGTTGCGCTCCGGGTGGCATGGAAGGCGCTGGAAAACGCGGGCATCAACCCCGATGCGCTCGACGGTGCAGACGGCGGCTGCTTCGTCGGCATATCGCCGTACGCGTACGGGCCGCCCGGCACCGCCGCCGACGCTGTCAGCGGACATCGGGTCGTCAGTCTCGGACAACTCGGGGCCGCCGCACGAATCTCACACTGCCTCGGGCTCACCGGTCCGTCGATGTGTGTCGACTCCGCCTGCGCCTCGTCATTGGCGGCGCTTCAGTTGGCAGCCAATGCCGTCCGGGACGGCGAATGCGAATGGGCGCTGGCCGGCGCGGTGTGTGTGATGGGCTCACCCCTGGCCTTCTACGAGTTCGCCCGGCTCAACGCCCTTTCCGAAGACGGCCATTGCCGCGCATACGCCGACGACGCCACCGGCACGGTGTGGAGCGAGGGCGCGGGCATACTGCTCATCGAGACCGAAGCACGCGCGCGCCGGCTGGGCCATCGGGTCTACGGGCGCATTCTCGCCGTGCGCACCAACCACAACGGAAAAGGCAAGCCGATCCTGGTTCCCCGGGCGCACGCGCAAGCGCAGGTTATCCGCAGGACGCTGGATGCGGCCGAAGTCGAAGCAACCGATGTGGGAATGATCGAAGGGCACGGCACCGCCACTCGTGCCGGCGACCCGGTCGAATTGACCGCCCTATTCCAGACCTACGGGGCGTTGGGATCGCAGGCATTCCTCGGGTCGATCAAGTCGAACGCCGGACATGCCCAGGCGGCGGCGGGGATGCTGGGCCTGATCAAGGTGCTGCTGGCCGGCCAACACGGTCACATACCGCCGACCCTGTTCTCGGACAATCCCACCACAATGGTCGACTGGACCGGGACGGGTGTGCAACTAGCCACGAAACTGCACCGCTGGGAGCCGAAGAACGGCATCCGCTACGGGGCAGTGTCGTCATTCGGCGCCGGCGGCGCCAACGCGCACGCGCTCATCGCCATGCCTGCTGGTTCGCCGGGTGAGTAA
- the nbtC gene encoding nocobactin polyketide synthase NbtC, which yields MLRGEAAALLSYVADHPDVQPQSIARMLFRTRTARPHRALAMVGTPADLPVMLRAVTDDLDHPAVVRTETPATARRLAYVFPGQGIQRPGMGRLFYDSVPAFRSEVEHCAQAFEAQLGQSPLNYLVDQHIPDDGSAATIQAARYTHMVGLAAMWRSFGIAPDLTIGHSQGEVAAAYIAGAVSLADAVTIVGLRAQAADEFVPGDYAMAVVATDRDTCADLLARCPGWAELSVVNSPGILGISGDRKAIERIVDTLTERGVFARVIDVRFPAHTSRIDDVGDALLAAMHRQLQNASLLQTTTECFGSAFGAALTPGTPAGPYWFSNLRNIVRFDKAVAAAITRGADTFVELAEHPTLQLAMHENIAAAGAERHALVVSTSQRTATDLAAFTRSLAVLAVHDADYSWSCLSTETDGPPPLPLLDFPNTRMNETRLWLPAAPEGTGRRPVRDASPPIARAQLFAEDWVRLSHRSLVPPRTIGFVDHARAQPDLVAALCAAAADIGAAAHPCAAAESAGAHSDFDTLVILLPRSARTDDRAAADDVTAFFSDCTWLTRIAGATIDCWLVTVTGEMVLADDAPPNLVHAAASAGFRSIGAEYPGVGFKHLDLPADLTTSESASVIVAAIHTGGEPELARRGDAFYAKRLTSRDIPGHSDAAAPDHVLIIGGTGHLGLEFCEHFVACGARLITLVSRSGETAAVQARLRQIGATHSSRTQVRVTSCDVRDGAAVAQLAREQHDTPADLIIHAAVDYSAADSPDLTAEQLDRALHAKVVGIASVLETYPRSAGCRLLLCSSVAATIGGRGQISYAASNRMLDAMAHRLRAQGLDCVSLQWGQWQVHLDLDADVIAQLAAIGVVPMSPADALAVGLTELRDNAIVMALDLDRARLMLAPYGYGPLFSQLTAPALQPVVALGPTDVASTVRSILLDTIGAGSHIPIDTDLPLVAMGLDSLQALEFRRRIKIALDYELDVADLLGGASLAEIMSRLA from the coding sequence CTGCTGCGCGGCGAGGCGGCCGCGCTATTGTCTTATGTCGCAGACCATCCCGACGTCCAACCGCAATCCATTGCCCGGATGCTGTTCCGGACCCGGACGGCGCGCCCGCACCGCGCCCTGGCGATGGTGGGCACCCCGGCGGACCTTCCCGTCATGCTGCGCGCGGTCACCGACGACCTCGACCATCCCGCGGTCGTCCGTACCGAAACACCCGCGACGGCCCGGCGACTTGCCTATGTCTTTCCGGGGCAAGGCATACAACGACCGGGCATGGGGCGACTGTTCTACGACTCGGTCCCCGCATTCCGTTCCGAAGTGGAACACTGCGCCCAGGCGTTCGAGGCCCAACTCGGGCAGTCACCGCTGAATTACCTTGTCGATCAGCATATCCCGGACGACGGGAGCGCGGCGACCATCCAGGCCGCCCGGTACACCCACATGGTCGGGTTGGCCGCAATGTGGCGATCGTTCGGGATCGCCCCGGACCTCACTATCGGGCATAGCCAAGGAGAGGTTGCCGCGGCCTATATAGCCGGCGCCGTGTCGCTGGCCGACGCCGTCACGATCGTCGGCTTACGCGCACAGGCGGCCGACGAGTTCGTACCCGGCGACTACGCCATGGCGGTCGTCGCCACCGACCGCGACACCTGCGCGGACCTGCTGGCGCGTTGCCCGGGCTGGGCGGAGCTGTCGGTGGTGAATTCGCCTGGCATATTGGGGATCTCAGGAGACCGCAAAGCAATCGAACGCATCGTGGACACGTTGACCGAGCGCGGCGTCTTCGCGCGGGTCATTGACGTCCGATTCCCCGCGCACACCAGCCGGATCGACGACGTCGGCGACGCGCTGCTCGCGGCCATGCACCGACAACTGCAGAACGCGAGCCTCTTGCAGACGACCACCGAGTGCTTCGGCTCCGCGTTCGGTGCTGCTCTCACCCCGGGCACGCCCGCCGGACCATACTGGTTTTCCAACCTGCGCAACATCGTCCGGTTCGACAAGGCAGTGGCGGCGGCGATAACCCGCGGCGCCGACACCTTCGTCGAGCTCGCCGAACACCCGACGCTGCAACTGGCGATGCACGAAAACATCGCCGCGGCAGGGGCGGAACGCCACGCCCTGGTGGTCAGCACATCGCAACGCACGGCCACCGATTTGGCCGCGTTCACCCGCAGTCTGGCGGTGCTCGCGGTACATGACGCCGACTACTCGTGGTCGTGCCTGAGCACCGAAACGGACGGCCCCCCACCACTTCCGTTGCTCGACTTCCCCAACACCCGGATGAACGAGACACGCCTGTGGCTGCCGGCAGCCCCAGAAGGCACCGGCAGGCGGCCAGTCCGCGACGCGTCCCCGCCCATCGCACGAGCCCAACTGTTCGCCGAGGACTGGGTCCGGTTGTCGCACCGCTCCTTGGTGCCCCCACGAACCATCGGTTTCGTCGACCACGCCCGGGCGCAGCCGGACCTGGTCGCCGCCCTGTGCGCCGCAGCGGCCGACATCGGCGCCGCCGCCCATCCGTGCGCCGCCGCCGAAAGCGCCGGTGCACACAGCGATTTCGATACGTTAGTCATCCTGCTTCCCCGATCCGCCCGCACGGACGACCGCGCCGCCGCCGACGACGTCACCGCGTTTTTCTCCGACTGCACCTGGTTAACCCGCATCGCCGGCGCCACGATCGACTGCTGGTTGGTGACAGTGACCGGTGAGATGGTGCTGGCCGACGATGCGCCGCCGAACCTGGTGCACGCCGCCGCAAGTGCGGGTTTCCGCAGCATCGGCGCGGAGTACCCGGGCGTCGGTTTCAAGCATCTCGATCTCCCCGCCGATTTGACGACTTCGGAATCGGCGAGCGTGATTGTCGCCGCGATACATACCGGTGGTGAGCCGGAGCTGGCACGCCGGGGGGACGCCTTCTACGCCAAGCGGTTGACGAGCCGCGACATTCCGGGCCACTCCGATGCAGCCGCGCCTGATCATGTGCTGATCATCGGCGGCACCGGGCACCTCGGCCTCGAGTTTTGTGAGCACTTTGTAGCGTGCGGAGCGCGTCTGATTACCTTGGTCAGCAGATCGGGGGAGACGGCCGCGGTCCAGGCTCGACTACGTCAAATCGGTGCCACCCACAGCAGCCGGACGCAGGTTCGGGTGACTTCCTGCGATGTGCGCGACGGGGCGGCGGTAGCGCAACTGGCCCGCGAACAACACGACACCCCGGCGGATCTGATAATCCATGCCGCCGTGGACTATTCGGCCGCCGACTCCCCGGATCTGACCGCTGAACAACTGGACCGGGCGCTGCACGCCAAGGTGGTCGGAATCGCGTCGGTGCTGGAAACCTATCCGCGGTCGGCGGGCTGCCGACTGTTGCTTTGCTCCTCGGTGGCGGCAACGATCGGCGGCCGCGGACAGATCAGCTACGCGGCCAGTAATCGTATGCTCGACGCCATGGCGCATCGGCTGCGCGCCCAAGGCCTGGACTGCGTTTCCCTGCAGTGGGGTCAGTGGCAGGTTCACTTAGATCTCGACGCCGACGTCATCGCGCAGTTGGCTGCCATCGGGGTCGTCCCCATGTCACCCGCTGACGCGCTCGCGGTGGGATTAACCGAACTGCGGGACAATGCCATTGTCATGGCTCTCGATCTGGATCGGGCGCGGCTGATGCTGGCGCCGTACGGCTACGGGCCGTTGTTCTCCCAACTGACCGCGCCCGCCCTCCAACCGGTCGTCGCGCTCGGGCCAACCGACGTGGCGAGCACGGTGCGCAGCATTCTGTTGGATACCATCGGTGCGGGCAGCCACATTCCGATCGACACCGATCTGCCGCTGGTGGCGATGGGCCTGGATTCGTTGCAAGCACTAGAGTTTCGGCGTCGCATCAAGATTGCGCTCGACTATGAACTGGATGTCGCCGACCTCCTGGGCGGTGCGTCGCTGGCGGAGATCATGTCCAGGCTGGCCTAG
- a CDS encoding SAM-dependent methyltransferase — translation MWRKLLPLCGDLRAPAAVEATLVVAAHAVASRAPEPILADPFAEVVVRGVGQQPFLRIVDGTTDFAEIGYGWCPPLFGIRARTFDEFVLAACRSRIRQAVLLGSGLDCRAYRLDWPTGMALYEVDQLTPMDWKPVFLANCGVTSTARHRCVGADLRQGWPSALCKAGFDESQPTAWIIEGLLPAPPRQILASISALSCPGSCLTADYFECAEPEVVDDVTDQLHGLDSSLGLHSVGCDVPPVDPAAYLAAHGWIGRSAPLVTAFAAIGRPVPAAIAGPQHGALLRILRATRLDTGGLRTATR, via the coding sequence GTGTGGCGCAAGCTCTTACCTCTGTGTGGTGACCTCCGGGCCCCGGCCGCGGTCGAGGCCACGCTGGTGGTCGCGGCGCACGCCGTGGCCAGCCGGGCACCCGAGCCGATCCTGGCCGATCCGTTCGCGGAAGTCGTGGTTCGCGGCGTCGGACAGCAACCGTTCCTCCGGATCGTGGACGGCACGACAGACTTCGCCGAAATCGGATATGGGTGGTGCCCGCCGCTCTTTGGTATTCGTGCCAGAACGTTCGACGAATTCGTCCTTGCCGCTTGCCGCTCGCGGATCCGGCAAGCGGTACTGCTGGGTTCCGGATTGGATTGCCGGGCCTATCGGTTGGACTGGCCCACCGGGATGGCGCTCTACGAAGTCGATCAACTGACACCCATGGATTGGAAGCCGGTCTTTCTGGCGAACTGCGGGGTTACGTCGACCGCTCGGCATCGTTGCGTCGGCGCCGACCTCCGCCAGGGGTGGCCGTCCGCGCTGTGCAAGGCGGGTTTCGACGAATCCCAACCCACGGCGTGGATCATCGAAGGATTGCTGCCCGCCCCGCCCAGGCAGATCCTCGCTTCGATCAGTGCGCTGAGCTGTCCAGGAAGCTGTCTTACCGCCGATTACTTCGAGTGCGCAGAGCCGGAGGTCGTCGATGATGTGACCGACCAACTCCACGGCTTGGACTCGAGTCTTGGGCTGCACAGCGTGGGATGCGACGTACCGCCTGTCGACCCCGCGGCGTATCTGGCCGCGCATGGCTGGATCGGGCGCAGCGCCCCCCTGGTCACGGCCTTCGCCGCCATCGGCCGGCCGGTGCCGGCCGCGATAGCGGGCCCGCAACACGGCGCCCTGCTGCGCATACTGCGGGCAACCCGCCTCGACACCGGCGGGTTGCGCACAGCAACGCGGTGA
- a CDS encoding SDR family oxidoreductase, with protein MNRVSVITGGAGGMGVATAKIVGRDHTVVLCDVRRDRLTAAVTILKDLGMKPTAVHCDVTDRGAAVELFDTARALGPLASVIHTAGVSPSMGPADYVLRTNAIGTVNVDEAFYAAADAGAAVVNVASMAAHLLPTEVIPTAQFPPALQDEGGFMDAMLAFCEIAPAEARSGLAYAVSKSFVKWYSQSQAERFSARGLRIVSVSPGSVDTEMGRLEEQAGAGAMVTNAAIPRWGTPEEMAELLAFCASDKAGYLTGTDILNDGGVVASTTERARAAGGEQNG; from the coding sequence ATGAATCGAGTCTCGGTAATCACCGGAGGCGCGGGTGGCATGGGCGTGGCCACAGCGAAGATTGTCGGCCGCGACCACACCGTGGTGCTGTGCGACGTGCGGCGCGACCGACTGACCGCCGCGGTGACAATCCTGAAAGACCTCGGGATGAAGCCGACCGCCGTCCACTGTGACGTCACCGATCGCGGTGCGGCCGTCGAGCTGTTCGATACCGCCCGCGCGCTCGGCCCGCTGGCCTCCGTGATCCACACCGCCGGGGTGAGCCCGAGCATGGGGCCGGCCGACTACGTGCTGCGGACCAACGCGATCGGCACCGTCAACGTCGACGAGGCGTTCTATGCGGCGGCAGACGCGGGCGCCGCAGTGGTCAACGTCGCCTCGATGGCGGCGCATCTGCTGCCCACGGAAGTCATCCCGACGGCACAGTTTCCGCCGGCACTGCAGGATGAGGGCGGATTTATGGACGCCATGCTGGCGTTCTGCGAAATCGCACCGGCGGAGGCGCGATCGGGCCTCGCGTATGCGGTGAGCAAGAGTTTTGTCAAGTGGTACAGCCAGTCACAGGCCGAGCGCTTCAGCGCGCGCGGCTTGCGTATTGTCTCGGTCTCGCCGGGGTCGGTCGACACCGAGATGGGACGGCTGGAAGAGCAGGCCGGAGCCGGCGCGATGGTGACCAACGCCGCCATCCCGCGCTGGGGCACGCCCGAGGAGATGGCCGAACTGCTGGCGTTCTGCGCCAGCGACAAGGCCGGTTACCTCACCGGCACCGACATTCTCAACGACGGTGGCGTGGTCGCCTCGACGACCGAGCGTGCCAGGGCAGCCGGCGGCGAGCAGAACGGGTAG
- a CDS encoding trimeric intracellular cation channel family protein gives MNPALGELSRTIDLAGVFVNAVLGGVVAREFRMDPVGFVALAILSGLGGGVIRDTLLQHGPPVALTDTRYVVIALLGAAVAFLIPLRARLWSLTYPVVDALALGTWAVAGAEKTLAAGLSWLPAILLGTVSAVGGGALRDLAVHRTPAIFGGNTLYATPAVAASATVVVLCRHGLAPYGELAGIAVGAGLCLLARWRGWRLGESLTADYYLTRRKRIWRIRRDNRLPRPDET, from the coding sequence GTGAACCCCGCGTTGGGTGAACTTTCCCGCACCATCGATCTAGCGGGCGTGTTTGTCAATGCTGTACTCGGTGGCGTGGTGGCCCGCGAATTCCGCATGGACCCCGTGGGATTCGTCGCCCTCGCGATTCTGTCGGGACTCGGCGGCGGCGTGATCCGCGATACGCTGCTACAGCACGGACCGCCGGTGGCGTTGACCGACACCCGTTACGTAGTGATCGCGCTGCTGGGCGCGGCGGTCGCGTTTCTGATACCACTGCGCGCGCGACTGTGGTCGCTCACCTATCCGGTTGTCGATGCGCTGGCCTTGGGTACCTGGGCAGTGGCCGGTGCGGAGAAGACGCTCGCAGCCGGATTGTCTTGGCTCCCAGCAATTTTGCTAGGAACAGTCAGCGCCGTCGGCGGTGGAGCGCTGCGCGATCTGGCAGTGCACCGCACCCCGGCGATCTTCGGCGGTAACACCCTTTATGCGACCCCTGCGGTGGCGGCCAGCGCTACGGTAGTCGTGCTTTGCCGCCACGGCCTGGCCCCGTACGGCGAACTCGCCGGCATCGCAGTCGGCGCGGGGCTGTGCCTACTGGCGAGGTGGCGCGGTTGGCGCCTCGGCGAGAGTCTAACGGCGGATTACTACCTGACGCGGCGCAAACGTATCTGGCGAATTCGACGCGATAACCGCCTGCCTCGCCCCGACGAAACATGA
- a CDS encoding TetR/AcrR family transcriptional regulator, with amino-acid sequence MTAPGRPVGSDSQQTRRRIITAAMRCVTELGYWQATIREIARAAGVTGASRYHYFPTNSALLTATGEEIEAIVAPRLRAVAAQHDTSPTGSTRYWTSLPG; translated from the coding sequence ATGACCGCGCCGGGCCGCCCCGTCGGATCGGATAGTCAGCAGACCCGACGACGGATCATCACCGCCGCCATGCGGTGCGTGACCGAGCTCGGCTATTGGCAGGCCACGATCCGCGAAATCGCCCGGGCGGCGGGGGTGACCGGCGCCAGCCGGTACCACTACTTCCCGACGAACTCAGCGCTACTGACGGCAACCGGCGAGGAGATCGAGGCGATCGTGGCACCGCGGCTGCGAGCGGTCGCCGCGCAACACGACACGTCGCCGACCGGATCGACGCGGTACTGGACGAGTCTGCCCGGTTGA
- a CDS encoding DUF417 family protein, producing the protein MNASRTVVPAQHLSQPLTRAGHLISRYGLVVVLAWIGFGKYIKMESRVLIQHSPLMSWIYDFLSFTAVARALGTMEIVAAVLIALYPIWPRASALGSALAIVLFLGTLSFLFTTPGVVASHAAGLPVLSALPGQFLLKDLVLIGVAVWTLGEALREKRSSDQPLG; encoded by the coding sequence ATGAACGCTAGCCGGACCGTCGTACCTGCCCAGCACTTGTCGCAACCGTTGACCCGGGCGGGTCACCTGATCAGTCGATACGGTCTGGTGGTCGTCTTGGCCTGGATCGGGTTCGGCAAGTACATCAAGATGGAATCCCGCGTCCTCATCCAACACAGCCCGCTGATGAGTTGGATCTACGACTTCCTCAGTTTCACCGCCGTGGCGCGTGCGTTGGGGACGATGGAAATCGTTGCCGCCGTGCTCATTGCGCTGTACCCGATCTGGCCGCGGGCGTCCGCGCTCGGCAGTGCGCTGGCGATCGTGTTGTTCCTTGGCACGCTGAGCTTCCTGTTCACCACACCGGGTGTTGTCGCCAGCCATGCTGCCGGGTTACCCGTGCTCTCGGCGCTGCCGGGGCAGTTCCTGCTCAAGGACCTCGTGCTGATCGGCGTCGCGGTGTGGACGCTGGGCGAAGCACTGCGTGAAAAGCGTTCCTCGGATCAGCCGCTTGGCTGA
- a CDS encoding SRPBCC family protein, whose protein sequence is MTVVIVDAGPHQVSRSVDVAAPAAELYELVADPRRHPELDGSGTVRGNITAPDVLTVGAKFSTSMKMLGLPYRITSTVTVVKPHELIEWRHPVGHRWRWKFEPLGPNLTRVTETFDYRDAGTVKKKLKYYERMGFAKANASGIEATLARLHDRYAPS, encoded by the coding sequence ATGACTGTCGTCATCGTCGACGCGGGACCCCATCAGGTGAGCAGATCGGTTGATGTCGCCGCGCCGGCCGCGGAGCTGTACGAATTGGTGGCCGACCCCCGGCGGCATCCGGAGCTGGACGGGTCGGGCACGGTACGGGGCAACATCACCGCACCCGACGTATTGACCGTGGGCGCCAAGTTCTCGACCAGCATGAAGATGCTGGGTCTGCCGTATCGCATCACCAGTACGGTGACTGTGGTCAAGCCGCACGAACTGATCGAATGGCGCCATCCGGTGGGCCATCGCTGGCGCTGGAAGTTCGAGCCGCTCGGCCCGAACCTGACCAGGGTCACCGAGACCTTCGACTACCGCGACGCTGGCACCGTGAAGAAGAAGTTGAAGTACTACGAGCGAATGGGGTTCGCCAAGGCCAACGCGTCGGGCATCGAGGCGACGCTGGCCAGGTTGCACGATCGTTATGCGCCGAGCTGA